A single genomic interval of Bradyrhizobium japonicum USDA 6 harbors:
- a CDS encoding LLM class flavin-dependent oxidoreductase, protein MEIGYFTMPSHPPECGLKEGNDWDLQVMRWLDELGYQEAWVGEHHTAPWEPNPTPDLLIAQALMQTKNIRIGPGGFLLPYHHPAELANRVAMLDHLSEGRLNFGVAASGLPSDWAMFNVDGMSGQNRDMTREALEIILKLWSDPAPFTYKGKFWTVTKPDTMFDFLKPHIKPLQAPHPPIGVAGLSKNSDTLKLAGERGFIPMSLNLNPAYVGSHWDSVEIGAAKTGRKPNRADWRLVREVFVANTDEEAWKLSTGDMMGRMMHEYFLPLLGHFGFKDYLKHAPDVPDSDVTVEYCAKRNWIVGSPATVAEKIEKIYDEVGGFGVLLVFGFDYKHKPEAWRHSLSLLSKEVMPRLKHLGSAKKAA, encoded by the coding sequence ATGGAGATCGGCTATTTCACGATGCCTTCGCATCCGCCGGAGTGCGGCTTGAAGGAAGGAAACGACTGGGACCTGCAAGTCATGCGCTGGCTCGACGAGCTCGGCTATCAGGAGGCCTGGGTCGGCGAGCACCACACCGCGCCCTGGGAACCCAATCCCACGCCGGACCTTCTGATCGCACAGGCGCTGATGCAGACCAAGAATATCCGCATCGGGCCGGGCGGCTTCCTGCTGCCCTATCACCACCCGGCCGAGCTCGCCAACCGCGTCGCAATGCTCGACCATCTCTCCGAGGGCCGGCTCAATTTCGGCGTCGCAGCTTCGGGCCTGCCGAGCGACTGGGCGATGTTCAACGTCGACGGCATGAGCGGACAGAACCGCGACATGACCCGCGAGGCGCTGGAGATCATCCTGAAGCTGTGGTCCGATCCCGCGCCATTCACCTACAAGGGCAAGTTCTGGACCGTGACCAAGCCGGACACGATGTTCGACTTCCTCAAGCCCCACATCAAACCGCTCCAGGCCCCGCATCCGCCGATCGGCGTTGCCGGGCTCTCGAAGAACTCGGACACGCTGAAGCTCGCCGGCGAGCGCGGCTTCATTCCGATGAGCCTCAACCTCAACCCGGCCTATGTCGGCAGCCATTGGGACTCGGTCGAGATCGGCGCCGCCAAGACCGGACGCAAGCCGAACCGCGCGGACTGGCGCCTCGTGCGCGAGGTGTTCGTCGCCAACACCGACGAAGAGGCGTGGAAGCTCTCGACCGGTGACATGATGGGCCGGATGATGCACGAGTACTTCCTGCCCCTGCTCGGCCATTTCGGCTTCAAGGACTATCTGAAGCACGCGCCTGACGTGCCCGACAGCGACGTCACCGTCGAATATTGCGCCAAGCGGAACTGGATCGTCGGCTCGCCCGCAACCGTCGCCGAGAAGATCGAGAAGATCTACGACGAGGTCGGCGGCTTCGGCGTGCTGCTGGTGTTCGGCTTCGATTACAAGCACAAGCCGGAGGCCTGGCGCCATTCGCTCTCGCTGCTCAGCAAAGAGGTGATGCCGCGCCTGAAGCATCTCGGCTCCGCGAAGAAGGCCGCTTGA
- a CDS encoding flavin reductase family protein produces MSVDAKDFKLAMRQCAGAVALVTVGAEHGKRTGLTVTSACSLSDNPPSLIVCVNRNASAHARIREEGAFAINFLHEDHAALALTFSGQKGVNGDDRFAFGQWTRGVTGAPVLTDAVAAFDCVLAQEFETKTHSIFVGEVRGVSHSDEAAPLVYLRSSFHVPREMRDTVTVGDLDSRHLSWTDFS; encoded by the coding sequence GTGAGCGTCGACGCGAAGGATTTCAAACTTGCAATGCGCCAATGTGCCGGCGCGGTTGCACTGGTCACGGTTGGCGCCGAACACGGCAAGCGCACCGGGCTGACGGTGACATCAGCCTGCTCGCTGTCGGACAATCCGCCGTCCCTGATCGTCTGCGTCAACCGCAACGCCAGCGCGCATGCCCGCATCCGCGAGGAAGGCGCCTTCGCGATCAACTTTTTGCACGAGGATCACGCCGCGCTCGCATTGACCTTCAGCGGCCAGAAGGGCGTCAATGGCGACGATCGCTTTGCCTTCGGGCAGTGGACGCGCGGGGTGACAGGCGCGCCGGTGCTGACGGATGCGGTCGCCGCGTTCGACTGCGTGCTGGCGCAGGAATTCGAAACCAAGACGCATTCGATCTTCGTCGGCGAGGTGCGTGGCGTCTCGCACTCCGACGAGGCCGCGCCGCTGGTGTATCTGCGCAGCAGCTTCCACGTCCCGCGCGAAATGCGCGACACGGTGACAGTCGGCGATCTCGATTCGCGGCATCTGAGCTGGACGGATTTTTCATAG
- a CDS encoding 2-dehydro-3-deoxygalactonokinase: MTEPAYVAVDWGTSSFRLWLIDRAGQVLAERRSDEGMLAAAKAGFAGVLQSHLKAVEAPAQLPVLVCGMAGAKTGWVEAGYVDTPAPLSAVLKQAALVPGETRDIRILPGIAQRDTRAPDVMRGEETQLLGALGLEAAGEALVCMPGTHSKWVRVKDGTVAHFSTFMTGELFSVVSRETILSLAVAGADDAEDVASFKAAVKAAYEAPAFAANLLFTARSRQLLFGGTPAAARETLSGTLIGVELAAGLSGTVPKAGITLIASGRLAMLYRFAFDALSVTVRPIDADEAVRRGLSMAAAAIWTT, from the coding sequence ATGACCGAACCCGCCTATGTCGCGGTGGACTGGGGCACCAGTAGCTTCCGCCTCTGGCTGATCGACCGTGCCGGCCAGGTGCTGGCTGAACGTCGCAGCGATGAGGGCATGCTGGCCGCGGCCAAGGCCGGCTTTGCCGGTGTGCTGCAGTCGCATCTCAAGGCAGTCGAGGCCCCGGCCCAGCTGCCGGTGCTTGTCTGCGGCATGGCCGGCGCCAAGACCGGCTGGGTCGAGGCCGGCTATGTCGACACGCCTGCGCCGCTCTCTGCCGTGCTGAAGCAGGCCGCGCTTGTGCCAGGCGAGACGCGCGATATTCGCATCCTGCCCGGGATCGCGCAGCGCGATACCAGGGCGCCGGACGTGATGCGCGGCGAGGAGACGCAGTTGCTCGGCGCACTCGGTCTCGAGGCCGCAGGCGAAGCGCTGGTCTGCATGCCCGGCACCCATTCGAAATGGGTGCGCGTGAAGGACGGCACGGTCGCCCATTTCTCCACCTTCATGACCGGCGAGCTCTTCAGCGTGGTCTCGCGCGAGACGATCTTGTCGCTCGCGGTCGCCGGTGCCGATGATGCCGAGGATGTCGCGAGCTTCAAGGCGGCCGTGAAAGCCGCGTATGAAGCGCCGGCCTTCGCGGCCAACCTTCTGTTCACGGCGCGGTCGCGGCAGCTCCTGTTCGGCGGCACGCCGGCCGCCGCGCGCGAGACGCTGTCGGGCACGTTGATCGGCGTCGAGCTGGCGGCAGGGCTCTCCGGCACGGTGCCGAAAGCGGGCATCACGCTGATCGCCTCGGGGCGGCTCGCGATGCTGTACCGGTTCGCCTTCGATGCGCTGTCGGTCACCGTGCGGCCGATCGATGCCGATGAAGCCGTTCGCCGCGGCCTGTCGATGGCGGCTGCCGCGATCTGGACGACATGA
- the poxB gene encoding ubiquinone-dependent pyruvate dehydrogenase, whose amino-acid sequence MAINNVADLFVATLEQAGVKRIYGIVGDSLNGLTEALRRRGTIEWIHVRHEEVAAFAAAGEAEMTGSLAVCAGSCGPGNLHLINGLFDAHRSRVPVLAIAAQIPSAEIGGGYFQETHPQNLFRECSHYCELVSDPSQLPYVIENAIRAAVGLRGVAVIAMPGDVAFRSPPKRALSTTRGLALSAPKVVPQADELKALADLLNGAERITLFCGRGCAGAHAPLMQLAEALKSPIVHALGGKEHVEYDNPYDVGMTGFIGFSSGYAAMHACDALVMLGTDFPYKQFFPTDAQVAQIDIRPENLGRRCKIDLGLVGDVKLTIEALLPLLKTKTQRRHLDDAIAHYKKAREGLDSLAKGTPGSKPIHPQYLAKVISDHASDDAVFTADVGTPTVWAARYLDMNGRRRLIGSFVHGSMANAMPQAIGAQASQPGRQIISLSGDGGFTMLMGDLITLTQMKLPVKVVVFNNGVLGFVALEMKAAGFVDTNVDLENPDFAAMARAMGIFAKRVEDPGELPGAVKEMLAHDGPALLDVVTAKQELSMPPTITPEQIKGFSLWVLRAVMNGRGDEVLDLAKTNLLPR is encoded by the coding sequence ATGGCGATCAACAACGTGGCCGATCTGTTCGTGGCAACGCTAGAGCAGGCCGGCGTCAAGCGCATCTACGGCATCGTCGGCGACAGTCTGAACGGTCTCACCGAGGCGCTGCGCCGCCGCGGCACCATCGAATGGATCCATGTTCGGCACGAGGAGGTCGCGGCCTTCGCCGCCGCTGGCGAAGCCGAGATGACGGGAAGCCTCGCGGTGTGTGCAGGCTCCTGCGGCCCAGGCAATCTGCATCTGATCAACGGCCTGTTCGATGCGCATCGCAGTCGCGTCCCCGTGCTTGCGATCGCGGCACAGATCCCTTCGGCCGAGATCGGCGGTGGCTATTTCCAGGAGACCCATCCGCAAAACCTGTTCAGGGAGTGCAGCCATTATTGCGAGCTGGTGTCGGATCCGAGCCAGCTGCCTTACGTGATCGAGAACGCGATCCGCGCTGCCGTAGGCCTGCGCGGCGTCGCCGTGATCGCGATGCCCGGCGACGTCGCGTTCCGCAGCCCGCCCAAGCGCGCGCTGTCGACGACGCGCGGCCTTGCGCTGTCGGCGCCGAAGGTCGTGCCGCAGGCCGACGAGCTGAAGGCGCTCGCGGACCTCCTGAACGGCGCCGAGCGCATCACCCTGTTCTGCGGCCGCGGCTGCGCCGGCGCGCATGCGCCGCTGATGCAGCTGGCCGAAGCGCTGAAGAGCCCGATCGTGCATGCGCTCGGCGGCAAGGAGCACGTCGAGTACGATAACCCCTACGACGTCGGCATGACCGGCTTCATCGGCTTCTCCTCGGGCTACGCCGCCATGCACGCCTGCGACGCGCTGGTGATGCTCGGCACCGATTTCCCTTACAAGCAGTTCTTCCCCACTGATGCGCAGGTCGCGCAGATCGACATCCGCCCGGAAAATCTGGGACGGCGCTGCAAGATCGATCTCGGCCTCGTCGGCGACGTCAAGCTGACCATCGAGGCACTGCTGCCGCTGCTCAAGACCAAGACGCAGCGGAGGCATCTCGACGACGCCATCGCGCACTACAAGAAGGCGCGCGAAGGGCTCGACTCGCTTGCGAAGGGGACGCCGGGCAGCAAGCCGATCCATCCGCAATATCTGGCAAAAGTCATCAGCGACCATGCCTCCGACGACGCCGTCTTCACCGCCGATGTCGGCACGCCTACGGTGTGGGCCGCGCGCTATCTCGACATGAACGGGCGCCGCCGGCTGATCGGCTCGTTCGTGCACGGCTCGATGGCCAACGCGATGCCGCAGGCGATCGGCGCGCAGGCCTCGCAGCCCGGCCGCCAGATCATCTCGCTGTCGGGCGACGGTGGCTTCACCATGCTGATGGGGGACCTGATCACGCTGACCCAGATGAAGCTGCCGGTGAAGGTCGTGGTCTTCAACAACGGCGTGCTCGGCTTCGTTGCGCTGGAGATGAAGGCGGCCGGGTTCGTCGACACCAATGTCGATCTCGAGAATCCCGATTTCGCGGCGATGGCGCGCGCGATGGGCATTTTCGCCAAACGCGTCGAGGACCCCGGCGAGCTTCCGGGGGCCGTGAAGGAGATGCTTGCCCATGACGGACCCGCGCTGCTCGATGTCGTCACGGCGAAGCAGGAGCTGTCGATGCCGCCGACCATCACGCCCGAGCAGATCAAGGGCTTCAGCCTCTGGGTGCTGCGCGCGGTGATGAACGGGCGCGGAGACGAGGTGCTCGATCTCGCTAAAACAAATCTGCTACCGCGCTAG
- a CDS encoding 2-dehydro-3-deoxy-6-phosphogalactonate aldolase, whose amino-acid sequence MSVPFPPMKRPLVAILRGVKPEETEAIVGVLIEAGMTAIEIPLNSPEPFRSIATAAKLAPSGVLIGAGTVLTAADVDRLNDVGGKLMVSPNVDTQVLTRAHQYAMVTLPGVFSPTEALLAARSGASGLKFFPASVLGASGIAAIRAVLPAGVMIAAVGGVSDQNFAEYIQGGVTAFGLGSSLYKPGMNAADVAARAKATIAAYDRAIAKDSVVINKP is encoded by the coding sequence ATGAGCGTTCCCTTTCCGCCGATGAAGCGTCCGCTGGTCGCGATCCTGCGTGGTGTGAAGCCCGAGGAGACCGAGGCGATCGTCGGCGTGCTGATCGAGGCCGGCATGACCGCGATCGAGATCCCCCTGAATTCGCCGGAGCCGTTCCGCTCGATCGCGACTGCCGCGAAGCTCGCGCCGTCCGGCGTCCTGATCGGCGCCGGCACGGTGCTGACCGCCGCAGATGTCGATCGTCTCAACGACGTCGGCGGCAAGTTGATGGTCTCGCCGAATGTGGATACGCAGGTGCTCACGCGTGCACATCAGTACGCCATGGTGACGTTGCCGGGCGTGTTCTCGCCGACAGAGGCGCTGCTCGCCGCGCGCTCCGGCGCATCGGGCCTGAAATTCTTTCCGGCCAGCGTGCTCGGCGCGTCCGGCATTGCCGCGATCCGCGCCGTGCTGCCGGCGGGCGTGATGATCGCCGCCGTCGGCGGCGTCTCCGATCAGAATTTTGCCGAATACATCCAGGGCGGCGTGACGGCGTTCGGGCTCGGCTCCAGCCTCTACAAGCCCGGCATGAATGCGGCCGATGTCGCGGCCCGCGCGAAAGCGACGATCGCGGCTTACGATCGGGCGATTGCGAAAGACTCCGTGGTAATAAACAAGCCGTGA
- a CDS encoding sigma-54-dependent Fis family transcriptional regulator: protein MASLSASNHVARVLSVANHVADVDASSRIANSWRRCLVSHKLDPARQGPPQTLTEAEIRHVAEPMEETIRLATPELDDLARVLRDAGYCVNLADVNATMLFSRLPGEADAKMFLDWKIYTGSNFAETFEGTNGLGTALAEEKPILVHRDEHFRAQWHMFSCAVAPLFDQAGRLAGAVNITSCREDLERTAHQLALAVTMEATRRMEGAIFRGHFRNAWIATVPGDGGSGLLAYDDDRRIVGACRSARALLGLTDGLIASGIDLSRYIKFDHHAARGADEVVELRRADGSALGQGHVAPPLRARPSTQRREVPVDRFDSLHRLAGRDPGLIKSVQRLRSIGDHNLPVLLYGETGVGKDVFARAIHAASNRARNHYVALNCAAMPESLIDAELFGYEAGAFTGARRDGSKGLIVQADGGTLFLDEIGDMPIALQTRLLRVLENREVWPLGALKPVPVDIRLISATHRDLGRMAEEGAFRADLYFRLRGMEVRLPALRERADRDDIIRQIAREEAPDCRLSDEAWALLSAYPYPGNMRQLRHVLRLAGCTAEDGVIMDADLDLPPFGGRAAEPDLAAAERATIIEALQKHGGRVTEAARALKLSRATLYRKIKQLKIETAQ, encoded by the coding sequence ATGGCCAGCCTTTCGGCCTCGAACCATGTCGCCCGTGTCTTGTCCGTCGCCAATCATGTGGCCGACGTCGACGCCTCTTCGCGCATCGCCAATTCCTGGCGGCGCTGCCTGGTGAGCCACAAGCTCGACCCCGCCCGCCAGGGCCCGCCGCAGACGCTCACCGAAGCCGAGATTCGCCATGTCGCCGAGCCCATGGAGGAGACGATCCGGCTGGCAACGCCCGAGCTCGACGATCTCGCCCGCGTGCTCCGCGACGCAGGCTACTGCGTCAATCTCGCTGACGTGAACGCGACCATGCTGTTCAGCCGCCTGCCGGGCGAGGCCGATGCCAAGATGTTTCTGGACTGGAAGATCTACACCGGCTCGAATTTCGCCGAGACCTTCGAGGGCACCAACGGGCTCGGCACTGCGCTTGCCGAAGAGAAGCCCATCCTGGTGCATCGTGACGAGCATTTTCGAGCGCAATGGCACATGTTCTCCTGCGCCGTGGCGCCGTTGTTCGATCAGGCCGGCCGGCTCGCCGGTGCCGTGAACATCACCTCGTGCCGCGAGGATCTCGAACGCACCGCGCATCAGCTTGCGCTCGCGGTGACGATGGAGGCGACGCGGCGGATGGAGGGCGCGATCTTCCGCGGCCATTTCCGCAACGCCTGGATCGCCACCGTGCCGGGTGACGGCGGCAGCGGCCTGCTCGCCTATGACGACGATCGCCGCATCGTCGGCGCTTGCCGTTCGGCGCGCGCGCTGCTGGGCCTCACCGACGGCTTGATCGCATCGGGCATCGATCTGTCGCGCTATATCAAGTTCGATCACCATGCTGCGCGTGGTGCGGACGAGGTCGTCGAGCTGCGCCGCGCCGACGGCAGCGCGCTCGGGCAGGGACATGTCGCGCCGCCGCTGCGGGCGAGGCCGTCCACTCAGCGTCGTGAGGTTCCCGTCGATCGTTTCGATTCGCTGCATCGGCTCGCAGGTCGCGATCCCGGCCTGATCAAAAGCGTCCAACGGCTGCGGAGCATCGGCGACCACAATCTGCCGGTGCTGCTGTACGGCGAGACCGGCGTCGGCAAGGACGTGTTCGCGCGCGCGATTCATGCGGCGAGCAACCGCGCCCGCAACCATTATGTCGCGCTGAACTGCGCGGCGATGCCGGAGAGCCTGATCGACGCCGAGTTGTTCGGCTACGAGGCCGGCGCCTTCACCGGCGCGCGCCGCGACGGCTCGAAGGGTCTGATCGTGCAGGCCGACGGCGGCACGCTGTTTCTCGACGAGATCGGCGACATGCCGATCGCGCTCCAGACCCGCCTCTTGCGCGTGCTCGAAAACCGCGAGGTCTGGCCGCTCGGCGCGCTCAAGCCGGTGCCGGTCGACATCCGCCTGATCAGCGCGACCCATCGCGACCTCGGCCGCATGGCGGAGGAGGGCGCCTTCCGCGCCGATCTCTACTTCCGCCTGCGCGGCATGGAGGTGCGACTGCCGGCGCTGCGCGAGCGCGCCGATAGAGACGATATCATTCGCCAGATCGCGCGCGAGGAGGCGCCGGATTGCCGCCTGTCGGACGAGGCCTGGGCGTTGCTCTCGGCCTATCCCTATCCCGGCAATATGCGCCAGCTCCGCCACGTGCTGCGGCTTGCCGGCTGCACGGCGGAGGACGGCGTCATCATGGATGCCGATCTCGATCTGCCTCCGTTCGGAGGCCGCGCCGCGGAGCCTGACCTTGCCGCGGCCGAACGCGCGACCATCATCGAAGCGTTGCAGAAGCACGGCGGGCGGGTGACGGAAGCGGCGCGTGCGTTGAAGCTCAGCCGTGCGACGCTCTATCGCAAAATCAAGCAGCTGAAGATCGAGACGGCGCAGTAG
- a CDS encoding acetyl-CoA carboxylase family protein, translating to MSLKKLLIANRGEIAIRIARAAADAGVATVAIHPADDALSLHVRVADEAVEIPGRGARAYLDIEAVVKAAKSAGCDAVHPGYGFLSENAAFAKACADAGIAFVGPKPAALELFGDKVAARQLAKRCGVPIIAGTSGPSSLEEITAFFESLGKGAAIVIKAMAGGGGRGMRVVENAADLAEAYARCQSEASAAFGFDGVYAERLIRQARHIEAQIIGDRHGAISHLWERECSIQRRHQKLIEVAPSPSLSDALRGRIIEAAKQLATAAAYDNLGTFEFLVDGTAEDSFAFIEANPRLQVEHTVTEEVLGLDLVRAQLAVAAGATLASLDLAQGSIPKPHGYAMQLRVNMETLDELGATHPTGGVLAVFEPPSGPGVRVDSFGYAGYKTSAAFDSLLAKVIVHTPGEAWHDVVAKASRALREFRIDGVVTNIAFLQAVLAHPDFRTNRIATDFIDRNIAKLVEAADGAAKPLYFAATERSGHGAETHVAQIVPEGAVMVAAPLQGTIVTIQVKEGEIVRPGQQLAVIESMKMEHLVMAEQGGRVMKLVAADGVTLMHGEPIMYLEPLDVAADASAAEADVDLDHIRPDLAELIARQANTLDANRPASVERRRNTNQRTARENVAQLVDDGSFMEYGSLAIAAQRRRRKLDDLIKSTPADGLVMGVATVNADKFGAEGGRCIVVAYDYTVLAGTQGHMNHKKIDRMLTLAEDWRVPLVFYAEGGGGRPGDTDRLGMTGLDGPSFVQFAKLSGLVPVIGVVSGYCFAGNAAMLGCCDVIIATRNASIGMGGPAMIEGGGLGVYHPAEVGPVTFQSPNGVIDILVEDEEEATRVAQKYLSYFQGAVSEWQAADQRLLRRAIPENRLRVYDIRSVIALVADKDSVLELRRDYGVGMITALIRIEGKPFGLIANNPRHLGGAIDADAGDKAARFLQLCDAFDLPIVSLCDTPGFMVGPEAEKTAIVRHVSRMFVTGASLTVPLFGIVLRKGYGLGAQSMIGGGFHASFFTAAWPTGEFGGMGLEGYVRLGFRKEMEAIADPEERETYYRNKVAELYANGKAVSIASVFEIDNVIDPAETRRWIMAGVRSVPKPPARTEKKRPCIDTW from the coding sequence ATGTCGTTAAAAAAACTCCTGATCGCCAACCGTGGCGAGATCGCCATCCGCATCGCGCGTGCGGCGGCCGATGCCGGCGTCGCGACGGTCGCGATCCATCCCGCGGATGACGCACTCTCGCTGCATGTGCGTGTTGCCGACGAGGCGGTCGAAATTCCCGGTCGCGGCGCACGGGCCTATCTCGATATCGAAGCGGTGGTGAAGGCGGCGAAGAGCGCCGGCTGCGACGCGGTGCATCCCGGTTATGGCTTCCTCAGCGAGAATGCCGCGTTCGCCAAGGCTTGCGCGGATGCGGGCATCGCCTTCGTCGGGCCGAAGCCGGCCGCGCTTGAACTGTTCGGCGACAAGGTTGCGGCCCGGCAACTGGCGAAGCGTTGCGGCGTGCCGATCATCGCCGGCACCAGCGGACCCTCGTCGCTGGAGGAGATCACGGCATTCTTCGAATCCCTCGGCAAGGGCGCGGCGATCGTCATCAAGGCGATGGCCGGTGGCGGCGGCCGCGGCATGCGCGTCGTGGAGAATGCCGCCGATCTCGCGGAAGCTTATGCGCGCTGCCAATCCGAGGCCAGCGCGGCGTTCGGCTTCGACGGCGTCTATGCCGAGCGGCTGATCCGGCAGGCCCGCCATATCGAGGCGCAGATCATCGGCGACCGCCATGGCGCGATCTCCCATCTCTGGGAGCGCGAATGCAGCATCCAGCGGCGGCACCAGAAGCTGATCGAGGTGGCGCCGAGCCCGTCGCTCAGTGACGCCTTGCGCGGCCGCATCATCGAAGCTGCAAAGCAACTCGCGACCGCGGCGGCTTACGACAATCTGGGCACCTTCGAGTTCCTGGTCGACGGCACGGCCGAGGACAGCTTTGCCTTCATCGAGGCCAATCCGCGGCTTCAGGTCGAGCACACCGTGACGGAGGAAGTGCTCGGCCTTGACCTCGTCCGCGCCCAGCTCGCGGTCGCCGCCGGCGCAACATTGGCCTCCCTTGATCTGGCACAGGGCTCCATCCCGAAGCCGCATGGCTATGCGATGCAGCTCCGCGTCAACATGGAGACGCTGGACGAGCTCGGGGCGACGCATCCGACCGGCGGCGTGCTCGCCGTGTTCGAGCCGCCGTCCGGGCCCGGCGTCCGCGTCGATAGTTTTGGTTACGCCGGCTACAAGACCAGCGCGGCGTTCGATTCCCTGCTGGCCAAGGTCATCGTGCACACGCCGGGCGAAGCCTGGCACGACGTCGTGGCAAAAGCCTCGCGCGCCTTGCGCGAGTTCAGGATCGACGGCGTCGTCACCAATATCGCCTTCCTCCAGGCCGTGCTCGCACATCCCGATTTCAGGACCAACCGCATTGCGACCGATTTCATCGATCGCAACATCGCAAAGCTGGTCGAGGCGGCCGATGGCGCGGCAAAGCCGCTCTATTTTGCCGCGACCGAGCGAAGCGGCCATGGCGCGGAGACGCACGTCGCGCAGATCGTGCCCGAAGGCGCGGTGATGGTCGCAGCACCCCTGCAGGGAACCATCGTCACCATCCAGGTGAAGGAAGGTGAGATCGTGCGTCCGGGTCAGCAACTCGCCGTGATCGAATCCATGAAGATGGAGCATCTGGTCATGGCCGAGCAGGGCGGCCGCGTCATGAAGCTCGTCGCCGCCGATGGCGTGACCCTGATGCATGGCGAACCGATCATGTATCTGGAGCCGCTCGACGTCGCGGCCGATGCGTCGGCCGCGGAAGCCGATGTCGATCTCGACCATATCCGTCCCGATCTTGCCGAACTGATCGCTCGCCAGGCCAATACGCTCGATGCGAACCGGCCGGCCTCGGTCGAGCGCCGCCGCAACACCAATCAGCGCACCGCGCGCGAGAACGTCGCGCAGCTCGTCGACGACGGCTCGTTCATGGAATATGGCAGCCTTGCGATTGCAGCGCAGCGGCGCCGCCGTAAGCTCGACGATCTCATCAAGAGCACACCGGCCGATGGCCTCGTGATGGGTGTTGCGACGGTAAATGCCGACAAGTTCGGCGCCGAGGGCGGCCGCTGCATCGTCGTGGCCTACGACTACACCGTGCTCGCGGGCACGCAGGGCCACATGAACCACAAGAAGATCGACCGCATGCTGACGCTTGCGGAAGACTGGCGCGTGCCGCTGGTGTTCTATGCCGAAGGCGGCGGCGGCCGGCCCGGCGACACCGACCGGCTCGGCATGACCGGCCTCGACGGCCCGTCCTTCGTCCAGTTCGCGAAGCTCTCCGGTCTCGTGCCTGTCATCGGCGTGGTCTCCGGCTATTGCTTTGCCGGCAACGCCGCGATGCTCGGCTGCTGCGATGTCATCATCGCCACCAGGAATGCCTCGATCGGCATGGGCGGACCGGCGATGATCGAAGGCGGCGGTCTCGGCGTCTATCACCCGGCGGAGGTCGGCCCTGTTACGTTCCAGTCACCGAACGGCGTGATCGACATCCTCGTCGAGGACGAGGAGGAGGCGACGCGGGTGGCGCAAAAATACCTGTCCTATTTTCAGGGCGCGGTGTCGGAGTGGCAGGCGGCCGACCAGCGCCTGCTCCGTCGTGCGATCCCGGAGAACCGTTTGCGGGTCTACGACATCCGCAGCGTCATCGCTCTCGTTGCCGACAAGGATTCCGTGCTGGAGCTGCGCCGCGACTACGGCGTCGGCATGATCACCGCGCTGATCCGCATCGAGGGCAAGCCGTTCGGCCTGATCGCCAATAATCCGCGCCATCTCGGCGGCGCGATCGATGCCGACGCCGGCGACAAGGCCGCGCGCTTCCTCCAGCTCTGCGATGCCTTCGATCTGCCGATCGTCTCGCTCTGCGATACGCCCGGCTTCATGGTCGGCCCGGAGGCCGAGAAGACCGCGATCGTGCGCCACGTCTCGCGCATGTTCGTGACAGGCGCGAGCCTTACCGTGCCGCTGTTCGGCATCGTGTTGCGCAAGGGTTATGGGCTCGGCGCACAGTCGATGATCGGTGGCGGCTTCCACGCCTCGTTCTTCACCGCGGCCTGGCCGACCGGCGAATTCGGTGGCATGGGTCTGGAGGGCTATGTCCGTCTCGGCTTCCGCAAGGAGATGGAGGCGATCGCCGATCCCGAGGAACGCGAGACCTATTATCGGAACAAGGTCGCCGAGCTCTATGCCAACGGCAAGGCGGTCTCGATCGCCTCGGTGTTCGAGATCGACAACGTCATCGACCCCGCCGAGACGCGGCGCTGGATCATGGCAGGCGTGCGCTCGGTGCCGAAGCCGCCCGCGAGGACGGAGAAGAAGCGACCCTGCATCGATACGTGGTGA